Below is a genomic region from Microcaecilia unicolor chromosome 9, aMicUni1.1, whole genome shotgun sequence.
tgctggcgggggtccccaaaccccgccagccgaagagtcttcttcagcgctggagagagactccggcgccttcgttcaacgaagttcgttgtgtgatcagctgtttctgacgccttacgtcctgcaccgtgcatgtagctggcggggtttggggacccccaccagaaaacaaggtatctgatgcggcggcggggctgGCAGCgacggcgagggagggttggtggcgggaggggagttcaagagggtcgttggcaggggggtccaaagtggcagcagtggcggggggggggggaggtcggcggctaaacagtgccccctcacctcaggttcTGGCCCTGcctcccagcgaggtctggctaagcccctgctttGTTCTATAAAGGATCACATATTGGTACCTAATTTTGGCTGGCATTTATTGAATCCAGCCAAATGTGCGTTACAGCCACGTAAATCAAATTAATCGATCTATCACATGTGTTACTGTGATTcagcggcttagtaaatgagGGCCAAGCTGACCTGCTCGGTGTTACAGCTGAGCTAATGCTGAGAAACTTGACTGGTCTTTCCTCCTCTGCTTGGTTTTGGTGTCCTGTGTTGCTGTCTGTTTTAGTGCTGTGCCCTCCTTGGAGCCTGTGAGTGAGAACAATGCCGCAGTCTGGTACTTGATTAAAGAATATGAGAGAGGTTCGGTGGAAGAGGATGCAAAACCAGAACCCGTCCAGTCTCCCGTCACTTCCTCTCCGGATCTGATGGAATTTGAACGGTACGTTTAAAGCGGTCATGCCTCTCCTTACGAAGGATTCTCTGATTGAATGGGGGAACAAGCAAAGTGGTCACTGACTTCCTATAAAAGGCAATTCAAATGACACAtgatgatatagtggaattagaaaaggtacagagaagggcgacgaaaatgataaaggggatgggacgacttccctatgaggagaggctgaagcgtctagggctcttcagcttggagaagagacggctgaggagaggtatgatagagttctataaaataatgagtggagtggaacgggtagacgtgaattgtttgtttactccttccaaaaatactaggactagggggcatgcgatgaagcgacaaagtagtaaatttaatacaaatcggagaaaaaatttcttcactcaatgtgtaattaaactctggaattcgttgccagagaatgtggtaaaggcggttagcttagcggggtttaaaatagGTGTCTGGATGACTTCcttaaggaaaaatccatagaccattattaaattgacttggggaaaatccactgcttacattttatgatgcttatcctagaaacattaagcttttctgggatcttgccaggtgcttgtgacctggattggccactgttggagatgctgggcttgatggacctttggtctgtcccagtgtggcaatatttatgagTGATAAGAGATGCCTTTACTAAATGTCTAATCTTGCTCTGCTGTTACAGATACCTGTATTTTTATAAACAAACAGTGGACCTGCTAGTTGAGAACCGCATCGTGTCTCCTGAAGAAGTCACCCTTCCTGTTGTCTCCAAAGCCATTTCTTACCTGTGGCAAGAACTTCCCGAGGAGCGGAGAGCCAGCATCTTGCAGTACTGCAGCCAGAGGGAGAACTCCCTGACGTGCCCCCTGCTGTCTTACCAAAAAGGAGAATGCGCCGAGGGAAGCGTAAGAGACAGTGGTGCTGACAGTCAGGAGGCCAGTGGGTCTCTGGTCTCTTCTACCTCTGAAGAGGTAAGTCATAGCCCTGTGAGAAGGGGGGAAAGTCTCTGATTTCTGAGGAAGAGGGGAGCTCTCTAGTTTAAAGTCTGAGGTTTCTCAGAGTCTCCCTGCGCTATCAATAAACTCCTGTTAGCGACGCCTGCCTGCATTTCATTGGCTTCATTTTGCTGTTGCAGATCCTTTTTGAGGATGCCTTTGATTTGGCTTCTGGTTTCCTGGACAGGGGTGAGATGCAAGGAATGTCCTGTCCCAGGTAATTCTCATAGGAAGTGTTGTATTTTATTTCCGGCCCACAGGTGCTCTGAAACACCCACCAACCCACTGTCTGTGCAGAGCTTTAAGAATTCCGCTAGTAGAGCAAATGTTAAGAGGAAAATGATAGCAGGTGTGTAACCTGAACCATTTTGTAGAAACTATTGGGCCAGATACTCAAATCAAATTATGCATTTTTCTGGCAGATGGTGGTGAACGATGTTTTAGCCACTAGCAGGGCAATATCCAGGTGCTGGCATCGAATATTTGGGTATTACTAGCCGGCACCTATCCGTGCCAATATTCAACCGTTAGCCAGGGTCGTAGCCACACCACGaggtgggaaggggccagagcccaaggtgggggggggggcacatttcggtcactgccctgctgcccctactgccgctgcaaataccttgcctggtgggggtccccagtccctgccagctgaagacttcgtccagcgctggtctctggcgctgccacattgcctgccctgctctctcttcccctcatgcccAGCACGTTCCTGTTAGTGAAACTGAACacactcaatttcactaaaaggagggTTCCCGACGTAGACAATGTGTCGGCGccacagaccagcgctggacgaagtcttcagctggtgggggttggggacccccgctagccagCCAGGGGCCCAGgggaaatttttttgggggggcccaggcccccgtgaccccacctagctacgacACTGCCCTTAACTGGATAATTGcaactggacaaagataggactgctgttttatgcagtccaatttgtCCAGTTACTGAAACATAAGAGTGCTGAGTCTGTCCCCAGACCGCTCACAACATAGTTGGTTGGAGGGGATATTTGACGCTATCTGGTTAAGTACTGCACAATATTGCCAGGGGATTTAACCGGACTGGAacttctcctgcccagttaaatcactttcaaGTATCGACTCTTGAATGGATAGTGCTGTAGCAGTCGCC
It encodes:
- the STRA8 gene encoding stimulated by retinoic acid gene 8 protein homolog, producing the protein MEASGARSGGSSSSRSGVSPGQQDAPQPRARGGRQRVTLAGLYGHLREAVCAGSDNPMSKWQILRKAKQYIQELEQTLDSLLKMKESFHLDDGNPSSLQEVKEEYISMFSNSHGAVPSLEPVSENNAAVWYLIKEYERGSVEEDAKPEPVQSPVTSSPDLMEFERYLYFYKQTVDLLVENRIVSPEEVTLPVVSKAISYLWQELPEERRASILQYCSQRENSLTCPLLSYQKGECAEGSVRDSGADSQEASGSLVSSTSEEILFEDAFDLASGFLDRGEMQGMSCPSSACEGCTWEMHKEGCFMYRQIVTFLSTHLCAVPQDMGLQFDYETVMLRCTETFDDEDL